In Chitinibacter sp. FCG-7, the genomic stretch CATTGGCTCGCTTTTTTCAATAAGCAACATTTCCATATTTTGAAGATATTGGAATTAACGTCGCCTCTGTCTTCCAAGTTATTGATTGAACGCACTCACCTTGAGAAAGGAAACTAAGATGTCTCGCTCAAACCTATAACGTTTTATTTGTCTGCACGGGCAATCTGGCTCGCAGCATCATGGCAGAAGTCATTATGCAATCAGCCTCGGCGCTGTCAATTTGAAGCTTATAGCGCGGGCAGTCACCCACGGTGAAGTGCACCCAATGACACTGCGAGCGTTAAAGCATCAGAAATATGATCTGGGCACATTGCGCAGCAAGAAGCTGGGCAGAGTTTGCTGCACCCGATGCACCAAAAATGGATTTCATTTTTACGGTCTGCACCAGCTGTTGGTGAAGCATGCCCAGCTTGGCTGGGACAGCCCATTACTGCGCATTGGGGCTTTGCAGACCCTGCAAAGCAACGGCTCAGACGAAGAGTTGTTCCAAACCTTTACCCACGTACAGTCGCAGATTGCCAATCGGATTCGTCTATTTCTGAGTTTACCGATCGACAAAATTGATCGCATGTCACTGCAAACCAAGTTGCGTGGAGCTGAAACCAATCCAATAAGCAGGGAGAATAAGCTAGCGTCAGTACAGTGTGATGCGCTCGCCCAAAATCCAGCTGCGGGCGCGCCAATGAATGTCTTTGAACGCTACCAACCGTTTGGGTGTTTCTTTGCATTATTGCGGGCATTGGATTGGGGCAGTTGCTGCCTAACGTATTTCAAGCCATTGGCCGGATGGAGTTTGCACAGGTTAACTTACCTGTGGGCGTCCTAATCTGGGTCATGATTATCCCCATGCTGGTTAAGGTGGATTTTGGTGCTCTGCATGAAGTTCGCAAACATGGGCGCGGCATTGGCGTTACGTTGTTTGTGAACTGGCTGGTGAAGCCATTCTCAATGGCATTCTTAGGCTGGCTTTTTATACGCCATCTGATTTGCGCCACTATTGCCCGCAGATCAACTCGATAGTTATATCGCCGGTCTGATTTTGCTGGCCGCTGCGCCTTGTACCGCAATGGTTTTTGCTTGGAGCAAGCTCACGAATGGCGACCCGCTCTTCACGTTGTCACAAGTCGCGCTCAATGACAGCATTATGGCTTTATCGCTTTTGCGCCTTTGGTTGGCCTCTGCTGGGTATCTCGGCCATCACCGTGCCGTGGGACACCTTGCTCACTCTCAGTCGTGCTTTACATCGTTATCCCCGTGATTCTGGCGCAGTTATGGCGCAAAATGCTGCTTCGCAACGGGCAAGCAGCATTTGATGCCGCAATGGAAAAAATTGCACCGTGGTCGATTACGGCCTTGTTAGCCACCTTGGTATTACTCTTTGCATTCCAAGGCGAAGCCATTATCAAGCAGCCGCTGGTTATTGCACTGCTGGCCGTGCCGATCCTGATTCAAGTGTTTTTCAACTCAGCACTGGCGTATTGGCTGAATCGTGCCGTAGGCGAAAAGCATAATATTGCATGCCCATCCGCTTTGATTGGCGCATCCAATTTCTTCGAGCTGGCGCCGTCGCTGCGGCGATTAGCCTGTTCGGTTTCCACAGTGGGCGGCGCTCGCCACGGTCGTGGGCGTGTTGATTGAAGTACCAGTCATGCTGCTGGTGGTGAACATCGTGAACCGCAGTAAACCTTGGTATGAGGCACGGAGCTAAATCATGCTCGCTACCAATACCTTGCAACCGGCGAGTTCCGGACTGGCAGAGCTACTCAATCGGCGATGTGCTTG encodes the following:
- a CDS encoding arsenic resistance protein gives rise to the protein MLLRNGQAAFDAAMEKIAPWSITALLATLVLLFAFQGEAIIKQPLVIALLAVPILIQVFFNSALAYWLNRAVGEKHNIACPSALIGASNFFELAPSLRRLACSVSTVGGARHGRGRVD